One window of the Clostridium sp. MB40-C1 genome contains the following:
- a CDS encoding lipopolysaccharide assembly protein LapB: MDFKDKLSNLLFLEVKRDRVFSIFETSVNEDIYLPIAAESIIQKIKAGKSVESIPIGFFVEGMAFVLGADEEFRFNSIYINLISNVPKSIEFIKGRIADNVKNKKYEDAYILLKGLKEIEKSKEIYDKLILLLENLKTYDKAYEEEEIKIIDEAKLIEDYSNPYLYEAFIKKNKGDYDGALFSINTYISKGGEETVEITELKNSLKLIANYEEAKSLVYEEPEKALAILIPLTSELGDNADIYYYIAIAYRVLENYHKAIYYLEKSMEIDNSYPEVFNEMGINHACIGDFESAIAYLRKVFEVTKSIEVCTNLIMCYLNSGDMKQAKLHLEMAKKINPNDEVVIELESIIKNQ, translated from the coding sequence ATGGACTTTAAAGATAAGCTTTCTAATTTATTATTTTTAGAAGTAAAAAGGGATAGAGTTTTTTCTATTTTTGAAACATCTGTAAATGAGGATATATATTTACCTATTGCAGCAGAAAGCATAATACAAAAAATTAAAGCTGGAAAAAGTGTTGAAAGTATTCCAATAGGTTTTTTCGTTGAAGGTATGGCTTTTGTTTTAGGGGCAGATGAAGAGTTTAGATTTAATTCTATATACATAAATTTAATTTCAAATGTACCAAAGAGTATAGAGTTTATAAAAGGAAGAATAGCAGATAACGTTAAAAATAAAAAATATGAAGATGCTTATATACTATTAAAAGGGTTAAAAGAGATTGAAAAAAGTAAGGAAATATATGATAAATTAATATTACTTTTAGAAAACTTAAAAACTTATGATAAGGCTTATGAAGAAGAAGAAATTAAGATAATAGATGAGGCTAAATTAATAGAGGATTATTCAAATCCATATCTTTATGAAGCTTTTATTAAAAAGAATAAAGGAGACTATGATGGAGCTCTTTTTTCTATTAATACATATATATCAAAGGGTGGGGAAGAAACAGTTGAAATTACTGAACTAAAAAATTCATTAAAGCTTATAGCAAATTATGAAGAAGCTAAAAGTCTTGTTTATGAAGAACCAGAAAAAGCTCTTGCAATCTTAATACCATTGACAAGTGAGCTAGGGGATAATGCAGATATTTACTACTATATAGCTATAGCTTATAGAGTTCTTGAAAATTATCATAAAGCTATATATTATTTAGAAAAATCAATGGAAATAGATAATTCTTATCCTGAAGTTTTTAATGAAATGGGAATAAATCATGCTTGTATTGGGGACTTTGAAAGTGCAATAGCTTATCTTAGAAAAGTATTTGAAGTTACAAAATCTATAGAAGTATGTACAAATTTAATAATGTGCTATCTTAACTCAGGTGATATGAAGCAAGCAAAACTGCATTTAGAAATGGCTAAAAAAATTAATCCAAATGATGAGGTAGTTATTGAATTGGAAAGTATAATTAAAAATCAATAA
- the galU gene encoding UTP--glucose-1-phosphate uridylyltransferase GalU, with translation MRVKKAIIPAAGLGTRFLPATKAQPKEMLPIVDKPTIQYIIEEAVASGIEEILIITGRNKRAIEDHFDKSIELENQLEAKGQKELLNMVEEISNMVDIYYIRQKEPKGLGHAINCAKTFVGDEPFAVMLGDDVVDSETPCLKQLIDCYSEYKTSILGVQEVPTKDVDKYGIVRGIHIEDRVYKVKDLVEKPNVEEAPSNIAILGRYIITPKIFEILDRTEPGKSGEIQLTDALNTLIKREAMYAYDFEGRRYDVGDKLGFLEASVEFALKKEELREEFMKYLITIKDNPKFAQLYKEMSNK, from the coding sequence ATGAGGGTTAAAAAGGCTATTATACCTGCAGCGGGACTAGGAACAAGGTTTTTACCTGCAACTAAAGCTCAACCGAAGGAAATGCTTCCTATAGTTGATAAACCTACAATACAGTATATAATTGAAGAGGCTGTAGCTTCAGGTATAGAAGAAATATTGATTATTACAGGTAGAAATAAAAGGGCCATAGAAGATCACTTTGACAAATCTATAGAATTGGAAAACCAATTGGAAGCTAAAGGACAAAAAGAGCTTTTAAATATGGTAGAAGAAATATCTAATATGGTTGACATATATTACATAAGACAAAAGGAACCTAAGGGATTGGGGCATGCTATAAATTGTGCAAAGACTTTTGTAGGAGATGAACCCTTTGCTGTTATGTTGGGAGATGATGTGGTAGATAGTGAAACTCCTTGCTTAAAACAGTTAATTGATTGTTACAGTGAGTATAAAACATCTATTTTAGGAGTTCAAGAAGTACCTACTAAGGATGTAGACAAATATGGTATAGTTAGAGGAATACACATAGAAGATAGAGTTTATAAAGTAAAAGATTTAGTTGAAAAACCAAATGTAGAAGAGGCTCCTTCTAATATTGCTATTTTGGGAAGATATATAATAACTCCTAAAATATTTGAAATATTAGATAGGACAGAGCCAGGAAAATCAGGGGAAATTCAACTTACGGATGCTCTCAATACGTTAATTAAGAGGGAAGCAATGTATGCCTATGATTTTGAAGGCAGAAGGTATGATGTTGGAGATAAATTGGGATTTTTAGAAGCAAGTGTTGAATTTGCATTAAAAAAAGAAGAACTTAGGGAAGAATTTATGAAATATTTAATTACAATAAAGGATAATCCTAAATTTGCTCAATTATATAAAGAAATGAGTAATAAATAA
- a CDS encoding nucleoside-diphosphate sugar epimerase/dehydratase produces MKSNRKFLILDIILVTISLYFALLLRFEFKIPGEYVTFFKVSIIPVIFITLLCNKVVKLYDFIWKYASVEELISIIYSVSIANIIFIIYSYFISYKIFKSIHYRFPFTVHIIFWLLCVIALGGSRFIYRIMASRDEGSEVVGEVKKLLIVGAGDAGAMLIKEVKKHNLLNYDIVGLIDDDESKVGQVINGIKILGGRNDIVRICDKKQIEEIFIAVPSIPFQERKEIYNICKRTNCKLKTLPGIYEIINGDVNISQLRDVDINDLLGRNPVKLNNNNINQYIKEKVILVTGGGGSIGSELCRQIVKFNPKKLIILDIYENNAYDLQMELQYKYPDLDLDVVIASIRDFDRLKEVFEKYKPYVVFHAAAHKHVPLMENNPAEVIKNNIIGTYNLAKCSHMYKVKRFVQISTDKAVNPTNIMGASKRFCEKIIQAFDRESDTEYVAVRFGNVLGSNGSVIPLFKKQIKQGGPVTVTHPEINRFFMTIPEAAQLVIQAGAMAEGGEIFVLDMGEPVKIVDLAKDLIRLSGLKPGEDIQIEYTGLRPGEKLYEELLMDEIALTSTEHEKIFVEKPMDFDLQYIENSISEFKKVVNKDKEEVFKLMEEKVPTYKRKK; encoded by the coding sequence TTGAAGAGTAATAGAAAATTTCTAATATTGGATATAATTTTAGTTACAATTTCACTATATTTTGCCCTGCTTTTAAGATTTGAATTCAAGATACCAGGTGAATATGTAACTTTCTTTAAAGTTTCAATTATTCCAGTAATATTCATAACTCTTTTGTGTAATAAAGTTGTAAAATTATATGATTTTATATGGAAGTATGCATCTGTTGAAGAGCTTATCTCTATAATTTATTCTGTTTCCATAGCTAATATAATTTTTATAATATATAGCTACTTTATAAGCTATAAGATTTTTAAAAGCATACATTACAGATTCCCTTTTACAGTTCACATAATATTTTGGCTCTTATGTGTAATTGCTTTAGGGGGAAGTAGATTTATATACAGAATAATGGCTAGTCGTGATGAGGGTAGTGAAGTAGTAGGAGAAGTTAAAAAACTTTTAATAGTTGGAGCTGGAGACGCAGGAGCAATGCTCATAAAAGAAGTTAAGAAACACAATTTACTAAACTATGACATTGTGGGACTTATTGATGATGATGAATCAAAAGTAGGCCAGGTTATTAATGGCATAAAAATATTAGGTGGTAGAAATGATATAGTTAGAATATGTGATAAAAAACAGATAGAAGAGATATTTATTGCAGTACCATCTATACCATTTCAAGAAAGAAAAGAAATATACAATATATGTAAAAGAACTAATTGCAAGCTAAAAACTCTCCCAGGAATATATGAAATAATAAATGGAGATGTAAATATAAGTCAGCTTAGAGATGTAGATATCAATGACCTTTTAGGAAGAAATCCTGTTAAATTGAATAACAACAATATAAATCAATATATAAAAGAAAAAGTTATTCTTGTAACAGGAGGAGGAGGATCTATAGGATCCGAACTTTGTAGACAAATAGTTAAATTTAATCCTAAAAAATTAATAATTCTTGATATATATGAAAATAATGCTTATGATCTTCAAATGGAATTACAATATAAATACCCTGATTTAGATCTTGATGTTGTTATAGCATCTATAAGGGATTTTGATAGATTAAAAGAAGTATTTGAAAAATATAAACCTTATGTTGTATTCCATGCAGCAGCTCATAAACATGTTCCTCTTATGGAAAACAATCCTGCAGAAGTTATAAAGAATAATATAATAGGTACTTATAATTTGGCAAAATGTAGTCATATGTATAAGGTTAAAAGATTTGTTCAAATAAGTACTGATAAAGCAGTAAATCCAACTAATATAATGGGAGCTTCTAAGAGATTTTGTGAAAAAATTATTCAGGCTTTTGATAGGGAAAGTGATACAGAATATGTAGCTGTAAGATTTGGTAATGTTCTTGGAAGTAATGGTTCAGTAATACCTTTATTTAAGAAGCAAATAAAACAGGGGGGACCAGTTACAGTTACCCATCCTGAAATAAATAGGTTTTTTATGACTATACCTGAAGCAGCACAACTTGTAATACAAGCTGGTGCTATGGCTGAAGGAGGAGAAATTTTTGTTCTAGATATGGGCGAACCTGTTAAAATAGTTGACCTTGCAAAAGACTTAATAAGATTGTCAGGATTAAAACCAGGTGAAGATATACAAATAGAGTATACTGGATTAAGACCAGGGGAAAAGCTATATGAAGAACTTTTAATGGATGAAATTGCTTTAACTTCTACAGAACATGAAAAAATATTTGTAGAAAAACCTATGGATTTTGATCTTCAATATATAGAAAACTCTATTTCTGAATTTAAAAAAGTTGTAAATAAAGATAAAGAAGAAGTATTTAAGCTTATGGAAGAGAAGGTTCCAACATATAAAAGGAAAAAGTAA
- a CDS encoding nucleotide sugar dehydrogenase: MSQIKETLLSKLENKTAKLGVVGLGYVGLPLAVEKAKAGYEVIGFDVQDKKVDMVNEGHNYIGDILDTDLEGLVKEGKLKATTDFSFVKDVDAVAIAVPTPLDKFKQPDVSYVVDSTRSVSKYLHKGMLVVLESTTYPGTTEEIVKPILEESGLKCGEDFFLAFSPERVDPGNKQFKTKNTPKVVGGITEECTEVAAALYSKVLEGDIHPVSSPAVAEMEKILENTFRHINIGLVNEMAILCKKMKIDIWEVIEAAKTKPYGFMAFYPGPGLGGHCIPLDPFYLTYKAREFDYHTRLIETAGEINDFMPEFVVDNAMKLLNGHKKALNGAKVLLMGVAYKKDIDDMRESPALKVIEHLEKNGAEVIYNDPYVPNFKHNGNEYTSVEWEKAINTADIVLITTDHTDYDYEAIVEKAKLLYDTRNATKDVKKNREKIHKL, translated from the coding sequence ATGTCACAAATAAAAGAAACATTATTATCTAAATTAGAGAACAAAACAGCAAAATTGGGTGTAGTAGGGCTAGGATATGTTGGACTGCCTCTTGCTGTAGAAAAAGCAAAAGCTGGTTATGAAGTTATTGGCTTTGATGTTCAAGATAAAAAAGTAGATATGGTTAACGAAGGACATAATTACATAGGAGATATATTAGATACTGATTTAGAAGGATTAGTTAAAGAAGGAAAATTAAAAGCTACAACTGATTTCTCATTTGTGAAAGATGTAGATGCAGTTGCAATAGCAGTGCCAACTCCACTTGATAAATTCAAACAACCAGATGTATCTTATGTAGTAGATTCTACAAGAAGTGTATCAAAATACCTTCATAAAGGAATGCTTGTTGTTTTAGAAAGTACAACTTACCCTGGAACAACTGAAGAAATAGTTAAACCTATACTTGAAGAGTCTGGATTAAAGTGTGGAGAAGATTTCTTTTTAGCATTTTCACCAGAAAGAGTTGACCCAGGTAATAAGCAATTTAAAACTAAAAATACTCCAAAAGTTGTTGGTGGAATAACTGAAGAATGTACAGAAGTTGCAGCAGCATTATATTCAAAGGTATTAGAAGGAGATATACATCCTGTATCTTCACCAGCAGTTGCTGAAATGGAAAAAATACTTGAAAATACTTTTAGACACATAAATATAGGTCTTGTAAATGAAATGGCTATCCTTTGTAAAAAAATGAAAATAGATATTTGGGAAGTAATAGAAGCAGCTAAAACTAAACCTTATGGATTTATGGCATTCTATCCAGGTCCAGGTTTAGGAGGACACTGTATACCACTTGATCCATTCTATTTAACATATAAAGCTAGAGAATTTGATTATCATACAAGACTTATTGAAACAGCAGGTGAAATAAATGATTTTATGCCTGAATTTGTAGTTGATAATGCTATGAAACTTTTAAATGGGCACAAAAAAGCATTAAATGGTGCAAAAGTTCTTTTAATGGGTGTAGCTTATAAAAAAGATATAGATGATATGAGAGAATCACCAGCTCTTAAAGTAATAGAGCACTTAGAAAAAAATGGTGCAGAAGTAATATACAATGACCCATATGTACCAAACTTTAAGCATAATGGAAATGAATATACATCAGTAGAGTGGGAAAAAGCTATAAATACAGCTGATATAGTATTGATTACTACAGATCATACAGACTATGATTATGAAGCAATAGTTGAAAAAGCTAAACTTCTTTATGATACTAGAAATGCCACAAAGGATGTTAAGAAAAACAGAGAAAAAATACACAAACTTTAA
- a CDS encoding Gfo/Idh/MocA family protein, with product MKKLRFAIIGCGRISYKHVEGLVQNKDEAILVATCDVDIEKAEAKKNEYIEKIGESVKLNTYEDYKEMLEKEDIDVVTIATESGYHPEIAIYCMKKGKHAVVEKPMALSIKDADEMIKVAKENNVKLAICHQNRFNKPIQQLRKAVEEDRFGKLVNGTARILWNRNMGYYEQAPWRGTWKLDGGTLMNQCIHNIDLLQWMMGGEIDTVYAQCDTFLRDIEAEDFGAIIIRFKNGAIGIIEGTACVFPTNLEETLSVFGQKGTVAIGGLAVNRIETWRFEDNKDSEDEILKAQQGDPDSVYGFGHTPLFKDVIDSINHDRDPLISGEEGKKGMSIILAAYKSRLTGMPVKFPLEDFSTLDMEKAFPKK from the coding sequence ATGAAAAAATTAAGATTTGCAATTATAGGATGTGGAAGAATATCTTATAAACACGTAGAAGGATTAGTTCAAAATAAGGATGAAGCTATACTTGTAGCAACGTGTGATGTAGATATAGAAAAAGCTGAAGCTAAAAAAAATGAATACATAGAAAAAATAGGAGAATCCGTAAAATTAAATACATATGAAGATTATAAAGAAATGCTTGAAAAAGAAGATATTGATGTAGTAACTATTGCTACAGAAAGTGGATATCATCCCGAAATAGCTATATATTGCATGAAAAAAGGAAAACATGCTGTAGTTGAAAAGCCAATGGCTCTTTCTATCAAAGATGCAGATGAAATGATAAAAGTGGCTAAAGAAAATAATGTTAAGCTTGCTATTTGTCATCAAAACAGATTTAACAAACCAATTCAGCAATTAAGAAAAGCTGTAGAAGAAGATAGATTCGGAAAACTTGTTAATGGGACAGCAAGAATACTTTGGAATAGAAATATGGGATACTATGAGCAAGCACCATGGAGAGGCACATGGAAACTTGATGGTGGTACTTTAATGAATCAATGTATACACAATATAGATCTTCTTCAATGGATGATGGGTGGAGAAATTGATACAGTATATGCTCAATGCGATACTTTCTTAAGAGATATTGAAGCAGAAGATTTTGGTGCTATAATAATACGTTTCAAAAATGGTGCTATAGGAATAATAGAAGGGACAGCATGTGTATTCCCTACAAATTTAGAAGAAACTTTAAGTGTTTTTGGACAAAAAGGAACAGTAGCTATAGGTGGACTTGCAGTTAACAGAATAGAGACATGGAGATTTGAGGATAATAAAGATAGTGAAGATGAAATACTTAAAGCTCAACAAGGTGATCCAGATAGCGTTTATGGATTTGGACACACACCACTATTTAAAGATGTTATAGATTCTATAAATCATGATAGAGATCCTTTAATAAGCGGTGAAGAAGGTAAAAAGGGAATGTCAATTATACTTGCTGCATACAAGTCAAGACTTACAGGAATGCCTGTTAAATTCCCATTAGAAGATTTCTCAACATTAGATATGGAAAAAGCTTTTCCTAAAAAATAG
- a CDS encoding N-acetyltransferase has translation MNYISEKAVLGNNIKVGHFAVIEDNVTIGDNCIIGNNVVIHEGSKIGNDIRIDDNTVIGKTPMRSVNSIFKDEKQYAPCTIGDECLIGAGVIIYCGCSIGEKTLVADVATIREDVTIGTKTIIGRGTTVENFCKVGSNCKIQTNVYITAYSEVEDGVFIAPCVVTSNDNYAARSKERFNHFKGVTVKKGGRIGAGSVILPGKVIHEDGFVAAGSVVTRDVEARTIVAGNPAKKFREVPEDQLLENQ, from the coding sequence ATGAATTACATTTCTGAAAAAGCTGTACTTGGAAACAACATAAAAGTTGGACATTTTGCAGTAATAGAAGACAATGTTACAATAGGTGACAATTGTATTATAGGAAACAATGTAGTTATTCATGAAGGAAGTAAAATAGGAAATGATATTAGAATAGATGACAATACTGTAATAGGTAAGACACCTATGAGATCTGTAAACAGTATATTTAAAGATGAAAAACAATATGCACCTTGTACAATAGGTGACGAATGTTTAATAGGAGCAGGAGTTATAATTTATTGTGGATGCTCTATAGGAGAAAAGACTCTTGTAGCAGATGTTGCTACTATAAGAGAAGATGTTACAATTGGAACAAAGACTATAATAGGTAGAGGAACAACTGTTGAGAATTTCTGCAAAGTAGGTTCAAACTGCAAAATTCAAACTAATGTTTATATAACTGCTTATTCAGAAGTAGAGGATGGAGTTTTTATAGCTCCTTGTGTTGTTACATCAAATGATAATTATGCAGCTCGTTCTAAAGAAAGATTTAACCATTTTAAAGGTGTTACTGTTAAAAAAGGAGGAAGAATTGGTGCTGGATCGGTAATTCTTCCAGGAAAAGTTATACATGAAGATGGTTTTGTAGCCGCTGGAAGCGTAGTTACAAGGGACGTAGAAGCAAGAACAATAGTAGCTGGAAATCCAGCAAAGAAATTTAGAGAAGTTCCAGAAGATCAGCTTTTAGAAAACCAATAG
- a CDS encoding cytidylyltransferase domain-containing protein, with the protein MYNDKKILAIIPARGGSKGIPHKNIMDICGKPLIAYSIEAARKSKYIDYTLVSTDDVEIKEVGLKYGAEVPFLRPESISNDAAKSIDVVIHAIDFLKGEGKKFDYVLLLQPTSPLRTYEDVDSAIETLMRSGEESLVSLCEVDENPVIMRKVEDNKLKPIMEFKGDNLRRQELPKVYIFNGALYLNKVSMLLNEKAFVNEKTIPYIMNRKKSVDIDNMLDAKLVELILKGNE; encoded by the coding sequence ATGTATAATGATAAAAAAATTCTAGCTATAATTCCAGCTAGAGGGGGATCAAAGGGAATACCTCATAAAAATATAATGGATATATGTGGTAAACCTTTGATAGCTTATTCTATAGAAGCAGCGAGAAAGTCTAAATATATAGATTATACTTTAGTTTCAACAGATGATGTTGAGATTAAAGAAGTTGGATTGAAATATGGAGCAGAAGTTCCTTTTTTAAGACCAGAAAGTATATCTAATGATGCTGCCAAGTCCATAGATGTAGTTATACATGCAATTGATTTTTTAAAGGGTGAAGGAAAAAAATTTGATTATGTACTTCTTCTTCAGCCTACTTCTCCTTTAAGAACTTATGAAGATGTAGATAGTGCTATAGAAACTTTAATGCGTAGTGGAGAAGAATCCTTAGTTAGCTTGTGTGAGGTAGATGAAAACCCTGTTATTATGAGAAAAGTAGAAGATAACAAATTGAAACCTATAATGGAGTTCAAGGGAGATAATCTAAGAAGACAAGAGCTTCCTAAGGTTTATATTTTTAATGGAGCACTATATTTAAATAAAGTAAGTATGCTTTTAAATGAGAAAGCTTTTGTTAACGAAAAAACTATACCTTATATTATGAACAGAAAGAAGTCTGTAGATATTGATAATATGCTTGATGCAAAGTTAGTAGAGCTTATTTTAAAGGGGAATGAGTAA
- the neuB gene encoding N-acetylneuraminate synthase gives MFKIGNKIVGDGSYCFIIAEAGVNHNGDINLAKKLVDAAKEAGVDAVKFQTFKSEKLVTGYAQMAKYQKDNIGEEDSQFNMLKKLELAYEDFIELKKYCDEKGIIFMSTPFDMESAEFLNSIGVEVFKISSGDLTNIPLLDYIAGFKKPIILSSGMAVLGEIEDAIICLKNKGVEDVAVLHCTSNYPAALETVNLKAMNTIKNSFNIIGGYSDHTKGITIPIASAALGADVIEKHFTLDKNMEGPDHKASLEPDELKEMVKGIRETQISLGNGIKMFSESEISTMQVARKSIVASRNIKKDEIIELKDLDYKRPGNGLSPKYYKELIGKKVMKDIEKDEQITFSSIED, from the coding sequence ATGTTTAAGATAGGAAACAAAATTGTTGGAGATGGATCTTATTGTTTTATAATAGCAGAAGCAGGTGTTAATCATAATGGAGACATAAATCTTGCTAAAAAACTAGTAGATGCTGCTAAAGAGGCAGGAGTTGACGCAGTAAAATTTCAAACTTTTAAAAGTGAGAAGTTAGTTACTGGATATGCTCAAATGGCAAAATATCAAAAGGATAATATAGGTGAAGAAGACAGTCAGTTTAATATGTTAAAAAAACTGGAATTAGCTTATGAGGATTTTATTGAATTAAAAAAATACTGCGATGAAAAAGGTATAATTTTTATGTCAACACCTTTTGATATGGAAAGTGCAGAATTTTTAAATTCAATTGGTGTGGAGGTCTTTAAGATAAGTTCTGGAGACTTAACTAATATTCCATTATTAGATTATATAGCAGGGTTTAAAAAGCCCATTATACTTTCCTCAGGAATGGCTGTTCTTGGAGAAATAGAAGATGCTATTATTTGTCTTAAAAACAAAGGAGTAGAAGATGTAGCAGTTCTTCACTGTACATCAAATTATCCAGCAGCATTGGAAACTGTAAATTTAAAAGCTATGAACACAATTAAAAACTCTTTTAATATTATAGGCGGATATTCAGATCATACTAAAGGAATAACTATACCGATTGCTAGTGCGGCTTTAGGGGCTGATGTAATTGAAAAACACTTCACTTTAGATAAAAACATGGAAGGACCTGATCACAAGGCTTCTTTAGAACCAGATGAACTTAAAGAAATGGTTAAAGGAATAAGAGAAACTCAAATTTCTTTAGGAAATGGTATAAAAATGTTTAGTGAAAGTGAAATAAGCACTATGCAGGTAGCAAGAAAAAGTATTGTAGCATCAAGAAATATAAAAAAAGATGAAATTATTGAATTAAAGGATCTTGATTATAAAAGACCAGGAAATGGATTAAGTCCAAAGTACTATAAAGAATTAATTGGTAAAAAAGTAATGAAAGATATAGAAAAAGACGAACAGATAACCTTTAGTTCTATTGAAGACTAA
- the neuC gene encoding UDP-N-acetylglucosamine 2-epimerase → MKRKIAVVTGTRADYGIYYSVLKAIEKNPKLELQLIVCGMHLCPEFGMTVDEIEKDGFPIADRIETILASDTGSAMAKSIGLTLMNITQTLERLKPNVLVVLGDRGEMMAAALAATHMNIPVAHIHGGEVTGTVDESIRHAVTKLSHIHFPATEDSKERILKMGEKEENIFVTGAPGLDYIKNTECLSREEMLKSFDLKDERIFIMTQHPITTERDMVEWQIRQTLDAVVELGIQTIISYPNSDNGGREIIKVIEEYRAKYDFLKVFKNLSQVEYLSLLNIADAMIGNSSSGIIEAPSFKLPVINIGTRQEGRLRAVNVIDVGYEKEEVLKGINKALYDEKYKEELKSCVNPYGDGNAGERISKYLGEIEINRELIQKRITY, encoded by the coding sequence ATGAAAAGGAAAATAGCAGTTGTAACTGGAACAAGAGCGGATTATGGAATATACTATTCAGTATTAAAAGCAATAGAAAAAAATCCAAAGCTAGAGCTTCAACTTATTGTGTGTGGTATGCATCTTTGCCCAGAGTTTGGAATGACTGTAGATGAAATAGAGAAAGATGGATTTCCTATAGCTGATAGAATAGAAACTATACTAGCTTCAGACACAGGTAGTGCTATGGCAAAATCTATAGGACTAACATTAATGAATATAACCCAAACTTTAGAAAGACTAAAACCTAATGTTTTAGTTGTACTTGGAGATAGAGGAGAAATGATGGCAGCGGCACTTGCTGCTACTCATATGAATATTCCTGTTGCTCACATTCATGGAGGAGAAGTTACTGGAACAGTAGATGAATCAATAAGACATGCAGTAACAAAACTTTCACATATTCATTTCCCAGCTACAGAAGATAGTAAGGAAAGAATATTAAAAATGGGAGAAAAAGAGGAAAATATATTTGTAACAGGAGCACCAGGACTTGATTACATAAAAAACACAGAATGTCTTTCAAGAGAGGAAATGTTAAAAAGTTTTGATTTGAAAGATGAGAGAATTTTTATAATGACTCAGCATCCTATAACTACAGAAAGAGATATGGTAGAATGGCAAATAAGACAGACCTTAGATGCTGTTGTAGAATTAGGAATTCAAACTATTATTTCATATCCAAATAGCGATAATGGTGGTAGAGAAATAATAAAAGTTATAGAGGAATATAGAGCAAAATATGATTTTCTGAAAGTGTTTAAAAATCTTTCTCAAGTTGAGTACTTAAGTCTTTTAAATATTGCTGATGCAATGATAGGAAATTCATCTTCAGGAATAATTGAAGCACCTAGCTTTAAACTTCCAGTAATAAACATAGGAACAAGACAAGAAGGAAGACTTAGAGCAGTTAATGTAATAGATGTAGGTTATGAGAAAGAGGAAGTATTAAAAGGAATAAATAAAGCGTTATATGATGAAAAATATAAAGAAGAATTGAAATCCTGCGTAAACCCTTACGGAGATGGGAATGCAGGAGAAAGAATAAGTAAGTATCTAGGCGAAATTGAAATAAATAGAGAGCTTATTCAAAAAAGAATAACTTACTAG
- a CDS encoding acetyltransferase produces MEKIVLVGGGGHCKVIIDIIKSMRKYEIVGITDSKGIGDKLLDVPIIGNDDVLSQVYKGGVKNAFISFGSIGNMGLRDKIYYNLKRIGYEVPVLIHNKAVVSPYAKIKEGTCVMAGAVINPGAEIGENCIINTSSVVEHDCLVGRNTHISPRVCLAGGVKVGINSHIGAGASVIQGINIGSDVVVGAGAVVLNDIKDSVTTVGVPAKIIKCR; encoded by the coding sequence ATGGAAAAGATAGTCCTTGTAGGTGGAGGCGGTCACTGTAAGGTTATAATCGATATAATAAAAAGTATGAGAAAGTATGAGATAGTAGGTATTACAGATAGCAAAGGAATAGGAGATAAATTATTAGATGTACCTATAATAGGGAATGACGATGTGCTTTCACAGGTTTATAAGGGTGGAGTTAAGAATGCATTTATCTCTTTTGGATCTATAGGCAATATGGGATTAAGAGATAAAATTTATTATAATTTAAAAAGAATAGGCTATGAAGTGCCTGTATTAATTCATAATAAAGCTGTAGTTTCCCCTTATGCTAAGATAAAAGAAGGTACTTGTGTTATGGCTGGAGCTGTTATAAATCCAGGAGCAGAGATAGGAGAAAATTGCATAATAAATACTTCTTCTGTAGTGGAGCATGATTGTCTTGTAGGTAGGAATACTCACATATCTCCAAGAGTATGCTTAGCAGGTGGAGTTAAGGTTGGTATAAACTCTCATATAGGTGCTGGAGCTTCTGTAATTCAGGGAATAAATATTGGAAGTGACGTAGTAGTTGGAGCAGGAGCAGTAGTATTAAATGATATAAAAGATAGTGTTACTACTGTAGGGGTCCCTGCAAAAATCATAAAGTGTAGGTGA